The DNA window ACCTATGAAGAATAGGACAAGCCCGAGGGAGACGATGTTTATCGAGAGGACTAGCTTTATCGGCTCCCTTTTGGCCATCAGACCGTAGATTCCAACGAGCATTATCAGGATTCCAGCATGCTCCGGACTAATCACTTTCGACCCACCTCAGCAGGATGTAGAAGACGAACGTGAAAGCCGCGCCGACCTCCAGCCCCACGATCACGTTGAAAGGCAGGATTATCCCCCCCTCCGTCGGCAGGAAGTTTGAATAGAACGCCCCCAGCCCGAGGCCTGCAATTCCGAGGAGCACCAGCAGCGCCCCGGCGGAGCTCTCTATGAGGCCAGCCCAGTTGAAGTGGAACTTCCTCCGGACTTTGCCGTAGCCGTGTGAGGTGATGAGCAGTATCACTGCCACCGCCAGGATAACCCCTCCCTGGAAGCCGCCGCCGGGACTTACGTGGCCGTAGAGCATCAGATAGGCCGCGTAGGTGACGAGGAATGGGCTTACCATCTTGGTCGTCGTCCTCACAACGGTGCTCATCTTCACTTTTTCTTCCCCCCGAGGAGGACGTAAAAGCCGATGACGGCCGTGAAGAGCAGACTCGCCTCGCCAAGGCTGTCATAGGCCCTCCAGCCGGCTAGGATGGCCGACACTAGGTTGGGAACGTTTATCTCCGTCCAGTGGGTGACGTAGTACGCATAGCTCCCTCCGTAGGGCGGCGAGTAGCTCAGCGAGAGGAGCAGAACGCCCAGTGCGAGCGTCAGGGCGGCGGCAGCGGCCCTCACCGCGTCACCCCCTTTATTGTGAAGAGGAACACCCCTATGACTATTGCCCCCACCACTATTGCGGAGAGGGCCACGTCGGGGGCGTTCAGCTCGAAGAGTGCCAGGATGAAGAGCAGGCTGAGGAGGGAGTATTTAACGACTGCACTGACCAGGTTCCTCTCCTCAACCACCGCAACGGCAAGGATCATCATCGCGAGGAAGACCACATCAAGGATTGTCCCAAGCATACATGTCCACCACGACTTTTGGCTTGACCCCGTAGCGATAGGCACCCCTCGCGAGGGCGTGGCTCACCATGGGGTTCATCATGGCTATAAGGAAGGCCAGGACGAGGAGTTTGGCCCTCACCAGGGCGGGGGCGTTCATGGTGATGATGAGGTAGAGGATTATGCTCATCGCCCCTCCAGTGTCGCATTTTGTGGCCGCGTGGAGTCTGGTGTAAACATCGGGAAATCTGAGTATCCCGAGGGCCCCGAAGAGCATTACAGCTTCCCCGAAGAGGAGGAGCAGAACCTCAAGCACCGGCACCCCTCCTTTCCATGTACTTCGCCAGAATCAGTCCCCCGACCGAGTTCACCATGAGTAGGACTATCGCGAGGTCTATCAGGTAGTACTCGCCCCTCATGACGGAGACCAGTGCTATTATCACCACCACCTTCGTCGTTATGGTGTTCAGGCCCACTATCCTGTCGGGAAGGGTCGGTCCCCTGAGCACGCGGTATG is part of the Thermococcus celericrescens genome and encodes:
- the mnhG gene encoding monovalent cation/H(+) antiporter subunit G is translated as MLEVLLLLFGEAVMLFGALGILRFPDVYTRLHAATKCDTGGAMSIILYLIITMNAPALVRAKLLVLAFLIAMMNPMVSHALARGAYRYGVKPKVVVDMYAWDNP
- a CDS encoding monovalent cation/H+ antiporter complex subunit F → MAQEGLLVSAFYLLVFTAVLITYRVLRGPTLPDRIVGLNTITTKVVVIIALVSVMRGEYYLIDLAIVLLMVNSVGGLILAKYMERRGAGA
- a CDS encoding hydrogenase subunit MbhD domain-containing protein gives rise to the protein MLGTILDVVFLAMMILAVAVVEERNLVSAVVKYSLLSLLFILALFELNAPDVALSAIVVGAIVIGVFLFTIKGVTR
- a CDS encoding Na(+)/H(+) antiporter subunit B, which translates into the protein MKMSTVVRTTTKMVSPFLVTYAAYLMLYGHVSPGGGFQGGVILAVAVILLITSHGYGKVRRKFHFNWAGLIESSAGALLVLLGIAGLGLGAFYSNFLPTEGGIILPFNVIVGLEVGAAFTFVFYILLRWVESD